AAGACAAAGTGATGCTAACCAGCCAGTCATGCAAGAGGAAAATGAAGAGTTAAACATTCCCCTCGTATAAGGGTGATCTTGCCGTCATATTGGAGTTGAGTGGCTTGCTGGCTAAATGCGAAGGCATTGTAATTCGCACAACCGATTATGGTGAAACGAACAAAATCATTACGTTATATACAAAAGAATTTGGCAAGGTTGGAGTGATGGCGAGAGGAGCTAAAAAGCCTAATAGCCGCTTTTCCGCTGTCACCCAGTTATTTCATTTTGGCCATTATCTCTTTCTCTCAGGCAGAGGGTTGGGGCAGTTGCAGCAAGGGGAGACACTTGAATCCTTTCGTTCGATCCGTGAGGATATTTTTCTGACAGCCTATGCCTCCTACATAGCAGAGCTCCTTGATAAAGGAACGGAAGAGAGAAAGCCGCATGAGGCTTTATTTAACTTGTTTTATCAATCGCTCCATTACCTTGATGAGGAATACGATCCTGAAATTATCGTGAATATCTTTGAGATGAAGATGCTCAGTGTCTT
This DNA window, taken from Pradoshia eiseniae, encodes the following:
- the recO gene encoding DNA repair protein RecO, with translation MLAKCEGIVIRTTDYGETNKIITLYTKEFGKVGVMARGAKKPNSRFSAVTQLFHFGHYLFLSGRGLGQLQQGETLESFRSIREDIFLTAYASYIAELLDKGTEERKPHEALFNLFYQSLHYLDEEYDPEIIVNIFEMKMLSVFGFAPELNRCVNCGAQDGSFSFSIREGGLLCHRCEGIDPYRMAISPAVARILRVLYYLNLDRLGTISIKEATKKEIRLVLDAYYDEYLGIELKTKRFLRQMGKMKDQL